One region of Tumebacillus amylolyticus genomic DNA includes:
- a CDS encoding EsaB/YukD family protein → MSLALDKSAPPLLVTVEGLNGSVDVELSGDVAISTLLPLLIQHPRVSIPGAPSSPSEWTIGIKGGQKLDPANKLFDYGVLEGTILLLQPSSQYSNPLPEIEGELSLPNENKLLVLKKATSSITSLFTRKK, encoded by the coding sequence ATGAGCCTTGCACTTGATAAGTCCGCACCGCCGCTTCTCGTCACCGTAGAAGGTCTGAACGGTTCGGTTGACGTGGAGCTTTCCGGTGATGTTGCGATCTCGACCTTGCTCCCGCTTCTGATTCAGCACCCGCGCGTTTCCATCCCCGGTGCTCCGAGTTCACCGTCTGAGTGGACCATCGGGATCAAGGGCGGTCAGAAGCTCGACCCTGCAAACAAACTGTTCGACTACGGAGTGCTTGAGGGAACGATTCTCCTGCTCCAACCTAGCTCTCAATACTCCAACCCGCTTCCTGAAATCGAGGGAGAGTTGTCCCTGCCCAACGAGAACAAACTACTCGTCTTGAAAAAAGCGACCTCCTCCATCACCTCTCTGTTCACCCGAAAGAAATAA
- a CDS encoding ornithine--oxo-acid transaminase, translating to MTKTQRIIDQTEQFGAHNYHPLPIVIAEAEGVWVQDPEGNKYMDMLSAYSALNQGHRHPKIIQALKDQADKVTLTSRAFHSERLGEFYEKLVKLTGKNMILPMNTGAEAVETAVKAVRRWAYDVKKVQENMAEIIVCEGNFHGRTTTITSFSSDESYRRGFGPFTPGFKIIPYGDLDALKAAITPNTAAFIVEPIQGEAGILIPREGFLKEAYETCKSNNVLFVADEIQTGFGRTGRLFASQWEDFTPDMYIMGKALGGGVFPISAVAADSEVLGVFEPGSHGSTFGGNPLGCAVAIAALDVIEEEQLVQRSLELGAYFIEKLREINNPEIKDIRGRGLFIGVELTGRARPYCEKLKELGLLCKETHETTIRFAPPLTIKQDELDWAIARIKQVLDVANVAN from the coding sequence ATGACGAAAACCCAACGCATTATCGACCAAACCGAACAATTCGGTGCACATAACTATCATCCGCTTCCGATCGTCATCGCAGAAGCTGAAGGCGTCTGGGTTCAAGACCCGGAAGGCAACAAATACATGGATATGCTCTCCGCATACTCCGCGCTCAACCAAGGACACCGCCACCCGAAGATCATCCAAGCGCTCAAGGACCAAGCGGACAAAGTCACGCTGACCTCCCGCGCGTTCCACAGCGAACGTCTGGGCGAGTTCTACGAAAAACTCGTCAAGCTGACCGGCAAGAACATGATTCTCCCGATGAACACCGGCGCCGAAGCGGTTGAAACCGCGGTCAAAGCGGTCCGCCGCTGGGCGTACGATGTGAAAAAAGTTCAAGAGAACATGGCGGAGATCATCGTCTGCGAAGGCAACTTCCACGGCCGCACCACGACGATCACGTCGTTCTCGTCCGACGAATCGTACCGTCGCGGTTTCGGTCCGTTCACCCCGGGCTTCAAGATCATCCCGTACGGCGACCTCGACGCATTGAAAGCGGCGATCACCCCGAACACCGCAGCGTTCATCGTTGAACCGATCCAAGGCGAAGCGGGCATCCTCATCCCGCGCGAAGGCTTCCTCAAAGAAGCGTACGAAACCTGCAAATCGAACAACGTCCTGTTCGTCGCCGACGAGATTCAGACCGGCTTCGGTCGCACGGGCCGACTGTTCGCTTCGCAATGGGAAGACTTCACCCCGGACATGTACATCATGGGCAAAGCACTGGGCGGCGGGGTATTCCCGATCTCCGCAGTGGCGGCCGACAGCGAAGTCCTCGGCGTGTTTGAACCGGGCTCCCACGGCTCGACGTTCGGCGGCAACCCGCTCGGTTGCGCAGTGGCCATCGCGGCGCTCGACGTCATCGAAGAGGAGCAACTCGTCCAACGCTCGCTCGAACTCGGCGCGTACTTCATCGAAAAACTCCGCGAGATCAACAACCCGGAGATCAAGGACATCCGCGGCCGTGGTCTGTTCATCGGCGTGGAACTGACGGGCCGCGCACGCCCGTACTGCGAGAAGCTCAAAGAACTCGGCCTGCTCTGCAAAGAAACCCACGAAACCACGATCCGTTTCGCACCGCCGCTCACGATCAAGCAAGACGAACTCGACTGGGCGATTGCCCGCATCAAACAAGTTCTCGACGTCGCAAACGTCGCCAACTAA
- a CDS encoding amino acid permease, translated as MSNRQEQEQNQLQRTMKSRHLFMISLGGVIGTGFFLGSGYTISQAGPFGAILSYLVGGLIMYLTMLCLGELSVAMPVSGSFQTYTTKFIGPGTGFAVGWLYWLGWAVTVALELLSAAQLMQRWFADVPSWVWCLGFGVVLFLMNALSARTFAETEFWFASVKVAVIILFIILGGAAMFGLLGFQSGQAAPMLKNYTNSGLLPNGIKGLILTMITVNFSFQGTELIGIAAGESENPEQTIPKSIRTTVWRTLFFFVLAIFVLAGLIPYEQAGVVESPFVAVFDSIGIPFAADVMNFVILTALLSVANSGLYAATRMMFALSSEGMAPKGLGRVNARAVPLNALVLTMGVAFLSLLSSAYAAETVYLWLISLAGLGAQVGWISITWSQLAFRRKYVRDGGRVEDLKFKTPGYPLLPLVATVLNVAVLVSLAFDKDQRIALYCGVPFVAGCYLYYYGVVRRKAHF; from the coding sequence ATGTCGAACAGGCAGGAACAGGAACAGAATCAGTTGCAGCGCACGATGAAGAGCCGTCATTTGTTTATGATCTCGCTTGGCGGTGTGATCGGGACAGGGTTTTTTCTCGGGTCGGGGTATACGATTTCGCAGGCGGGGCCGTTTGGGGCGATTCTGTCCTATCTCGTCGGCGGGTTGATCATGTACTTGACGATGCTGTGTCTCGGAGAATTGTCGGTGGCGATGCCGGTGTCGGGATCGTTTCAGACGTACACGACGAAATTTATCGGGCCCGGCACGGGATTTGCGGTCGGCTGGTTGTATTGGCTCGGCTGGGCGGTGACCGTGGCGCTTGAATTGTTGTCGGCGGCGCAGTTGATGCAGAGATGGTTCGCCGATGTGCCGTCGTGGGTTTGGTGCTTGGGTTTCGGCGTCGTGCTGTTTCTCATGAACGCGCTGTCGGCGAGGACGTTTGCCGAGACGGAGTTTTGGTTTGCGAGCGTGAAGGTGGCGGTGATCATCTTGTTCATCATCTTGGGCGGTGCCGCGATGTTCGGTCTGCTCGGGTTCCAAAGCGGGCAAGCCGCGCCGATGCTGAAAAATTATACGAACAGCGGGCTGTTACCAAACGGAATTAAAGGTCTGATCTTAACGATGATTACTGTGAACTTCTCGTTTCAAGGGACGGAATTGATCGGGATCGCGGCGGGTGAGTCGGAGAATCCGGAGCAGACGATTCCGAAGAGCATTCGGACGACGGTGTGGCGGACGTTGTTTTTCTTCGTGCTGGCGATTTTTGTGCTGGCGGGGTTGATTCCGTATGAGCAGGCGGGCGTGGTGGAGAGTCCGTTTGTTGCGGTGTTTGACTCGATTGGGATACCGTTTGCGGCGGATGTGATGAACTTCGTCATTCTGACGGCGTTGCTTTCGGTGGCGAACTCCGGATTGTATGCGGCGACGCGGATGATGTTCGCGCTCTCCAGTGAAGGGATGGCGCCGAAGGGACTTGGGCGAGTGAATGCGCGGGCGGTGCCGTTGAATGCGCTGGTGCTGACGATGGGGGTTGCGTTTCTGTCCCTGCTGTCGAGTGCGTATGCGGCGGAGACTGTTTATTTGTGGCTGATCTCGCTGGCGGGGTTAGGGGCGCAGGTCGGGTGGATTTCGATTACGTGGTCGCAGTTGGCTTTCAGGAGGAAGTATGTACGGGATGGGGGTCGGGTTGAGGATTTGAAGTTTAAGACGCCGGGGTATCCCCTGCTGCCGTTGGTTGCGACGGTGCTGAATGTGGCGGTGCTGGTGAGCTTGGCGTTTGATAAAGATCAGCGGATTGCGCTGTATTGCGGAGTGCCGTTTGTGGCGGGGTGTTATTTGTATTATTACGGGGTGGTAAGGAGGAAGGCTCATTTTTAA
- a CDS encoding WXG100 family type VII secretion target, with the protein MSMGNQFNVTPEQLHNASMSLQNSYNNIESFYNQAYNTVQSISGAWGGDAQKAYEDWFNHFNKGHKEMMDALQSFINATQTAAQAYSDTESAVKGMFNR; encoded by the coding sequence ATGAGTATGGGCAATCAATTTAATGTAACTCCGGAACAACTCCACAACGCTTCGATGTCTTTGCAAAATAGCTACAACAACATCGAATCTTTCTACAACCAAGCCTACAACACGGTACAAAGCATTTCCGGCGCTTGGGGCGGTGACGCACAGAAAGCTTACGAAGATTGGTTCAACCACTTCAACAAGGGTCACAAAGAAATGATGGATGCTCTCCAATCCTTCATCAACGCTACTCAAACTGCGGCGCAAGCATACTCTGACACCGAATCTGCTGTCAAAGGTATGTTCAACCGATAA
- the eccCa gene encoding type VII secretion protein EccCa gives MNGIQYYRPARTYPETLPKDEVKIVSPPPLQPPSKGGLVVSIITAGLTMTSAYIMSTVYQSPKMAFAASVMAAISIITAIVQVVMQKKNRMSQQRSVKKKYVNYLDEQHDKLQKLSLRQKKYYDTLFPEPSQLLGFVQQRERIWERNRSDEDFLTISMGRGSVPLTSKAKLEMDDNPFTEYDKNLVYRAKTLVTKFELIENAPIELPLKDLGSLAIRGKRHMIQEMARALLTQVAVFHAPEDVQMLVYFTKEVEQQWQWFKWLPHGRRARSTKKMPGGIPLCFMASNAMEFHQMFNEEILPRIVQVKKSREERKNQPTGPSGPHQILVLDGIDINTLISQSTELAELFNLATEAGITVLSLVDGRYSIPQAFSSRVHVGEEGEFTFEEMAFGGRRAEGKQAERLSLVISDSIARGLAPFVQSEKASQISLADTVKMTDLLNIRSAAHVDPATTWQSKPRELVMRAPIGLRVDGQPVIVDLKEAADNGMGVHGLVIGATGSGKSELLRSLVVGLAVNNDAEMLNFIFVDFKGGAAFADLSNLPHAAGMITNLEGDGSMIDRFYQSLLGEMDRRQRMLREAGNLDNVKQYQNKRQANPFMEPLPYLVVVIDEFGELLAAQPEFTDLFVKIGRIGRSIGIHLLFATQRLEEGRLKGLETHLRYRICLRTFSEAESRAVIGTPDAFYLPSYPGVGYLKVDTHIYDLFKTASVSGPYTPISDQPQASLHIGEFNASGRIVEFLLPGMNEVAATKSGKRADSRTEMEVIIEGLVDHAKTLGQEVHQVWVEPLDRNLTLDGVLKPQQFLQTLFNTGNYPFFNGTEWPTRPVRTLLKVPVGVLDLPLQQSQEPLILDFLGNEGHLAIVGAPQSGKSTFLKTILTAFMATHKPSDAQFYVIDLGGGLLRPLQGAPHVGTVYGKGDKEKFPIMIRQVHGLIDEREQLFRQHGIDTMQTFRERRANGEFQDQPGDVFLVIDDIAQLQSEFFELVDIEVTELVTTGLNYGIHVILASNRWADLRMKIRDNITGRLELRLNEPNDSEVNRAAQKVMPRDIAGRGVGREGFYFQVALPRLDVTGDPAPDAFVQATQDAWKGPKVQPIRILPMQIRQGDVEPEQLQGKAIPFGIEESRLDVVSWDPMGNEPHFMVYGDGETGKTAFLRQFMRGMMARYGPEHVQFLVIDFRRMLFEFVNDPEVKPYIKNYAWSAQMLNEPVFALRGELDPRISQAALSPNPKEGWSGPHYFLILDDYEVVSAAMGNPITQLADYLLQARDIGFHTVLARRVGGSSRSFDQFPQRLKEMSSPGIVLAGDAGEGFILGSQRAAMLPQGRGFLVRRNQKVRQVQLFMEEE, from the coding sequence ATGAACGGAATTCAGTATTACAGACCCGCCCGCACGTATCCCGAGACGCTGCCCAAAGACGAGGTGAAAATCGTCTCGCCCCCGCCGCTGCAACCGCCGAGCAAAGGGGGCTTGGTCGTCTCGATCATCACCGCCGGCCTCACAATGACATCGGCGTACATCATGTCCACGGTCTACCAAAGCCCGAAAATGGCGTTCGCCGCAAGCGTCATGGCGGCGATCTCCATCATCACCGCGATTGTGCAAGTCGTCATGCAGAAAAAAAACCGCATGTCTCAACAGCGCTCCGTCAAGAAAAAGTACGTCAACTACCTCGACGAACAGCACGACAAACTTCAAAAGCTCTCTCTGCGTCAGAAAAAATACTACGACACGCTCTTTCCCGAGCCGTCGCAGTTGCTCGGCTTCGTTCAACAACGGGAACGCATCTGGGAGCGCAACCGCAGTGACGAGGACTTTTTGACGATCTCGATGGGACGCGGCTCGGTGCCGCTGACGAGCAAAGCGAAGTTGGAGATGGACGACAACCCGTTTACCGAGTATGACAAGAACTTGGTCTACCGCGCCAAGACGCTCGTTACCAAGTTCGAGTTGATCGAAAACGCACCGATTGAACTCCCGCTCAAAGACCTCGGGTCGCTGGCGATTCGTGGCAAACGCCACATGATCCAAGAGATGGCGCGCGCCCTGCTCACACAAGTGGCGGTGTTCCATGCACCGGAAGACGTGCAGATGCTGGTCTACTTCACCAAGGAAGTGGAACAGCAGTGGCAATGGTTCAAATGGCTCCCGCACGGCCGCCGCGCACGCTCCACGAAAAAAATGCCGGGCGGCATCCCGCTCTGCTTCATGGCGAGCAACGCGATGGAGTTCCACCAGATGTTTAATGAAGAAATTCTCCCGCGCATCGTACAGGTGAAAAAATCCCGCGAAGAGCGCAAAAACCAGCCGACCGGCCCGTCGGGTCCGCATCAGATTCTCGTCTTGGACGGCATCGACATCAACACGCTGATCTCGCAGTCGACCGAGTTGGCAGAGCTGTTCAACTTGGCGACCGAGGCGGGCATCACCGTGCTCTCGCTGGTGGACGGGCGGTACTCGATTCCGCAGGCATTCTCTTCTCGCGTGCATGTCGGGGAAGAGGGCGAGTTCACATTTGAAGAGATGGCGTTTGGCGGTCGCCGGGCAGAGGGCAAGCAAGCAGAGCGCTTGTCGCTTGTCATCAGCGACTCGATTGCCCGTGGTTTGGCACCGTTTGTCCAAAGTGAGAAGGCGTCGCAGATTTCGCTGGCAGACACCGTCAAGATGACCGACCTGCTCAACATCCGTTCGGCGGCACACGTCGATCCAGCGACGACTTGGCAATCCAAACCGCGTGAGTTGGTCATGCGTGCACCGATTGGCTTGCGTGTCGACGGGCAGCCGGTCATCGTCGACTTGAAGGAAGCGGCCGACAACGGGATGGGGGTTCACGGTCTCGTCATCGGGGCGACCGGTTCCGGGAAGTCGGAGCTCTTGCGTTCCTTGGTCGTTGGTCTGGCGGTCAACAACGATGCGGAGATGTTGAACTTCATCTTCGTCGACTTCAAAGGCGGGGCGGCGTTTGCCGATCTCTCCAACTTGCCGCACGCGGCGGGGATGATCACCAACCTCGAAGGCGACGGTTCGATGATCGACCGTTTCTACCAATCGTTGCTCGGCGAGATGGACCGCCGTCAGCGGATGCTTCGCGAAGCGGGCAACCTCGACAACGTGAAGCAGTACCAGAACAAACGCCAAGCTAATCCGTTCATGGAGCCGCTGCCGTATCTCGTCGTCGTCATCGACGAATTCGGCGAATTGCTCGCCGCTCAGCCGGAGTTCACCGACCTGTTCGTCAAGATCGGGCGAATTGGCCGGAGTATCGGGATTCACCTCCTGTTTGCCACACAGCGTTTGGAGGAGGGCCGTCTGAAAGGCTTGGAGACGCATCTGCGCTATCGAATTTGCCTGCGGACGTTCTCCGAAGCGGAGTCTCGTGCCGTCATCGGGACACCGGACGCTTTTTACCTTCCTTCCTATCCGGGGGTGGGCTATCTCAAAGTCGACACCCACATCTACGACCTGTTCAAAACGGCGTCTGTCTCGGGGCCGTACACGCCGATCTCCGACCAACCTCAAGCGTCTCTCCACATCGGGGAGTTCAACGCATCGGGCCGTATCGTGGAGTTCCTCCTGCCGGGGATGAACGAAGTCGCGGCGACGAAGTCCGGCAAGCGAGCCGACTCCCGAACGGAGATGGAAGTCATCATCGAAGGTTTGGTCGACCACGCCAAGACGCTCGGGCAGGAAGTCCACCAAGTCTGGGTGGAGCCGTTGGATCGCAACTTGACGCTCGACGGCGTTTTGAAGCCGCAGCAGTTTCTCCAGACGTTGTTCAACACGGGGAACTACCCGTTCTTCAACGGCACGGAGTGGCCGACGCGTCCGGTGCGTACTTTATTGAAGGTTCCGGTCGGGGTGCTCGATTTGCCGTTGCAGCAGTCGCAAGAGCCGTTGATTCTCGACTTCCTCGGCAACGAGGGGCACTTGGCGATCGTCGGTGCGCCGCAGAGCGGGAAATCGACGTTTTTGAAGACGATCCTGACAGCTTTCATGGCAACGCATAAGCCGTCGGATGCACAGTTTTACGTGATCGACCTCGGCGGCGGTCTGCTTCGTCCGTTGCAAGGAGCTCCGCATGTCGGGACGGTGTACGGCAAGGGGGACAAGGAAAAATTCCCCATCATGATCCGCCAAGTACACGGCTTGATCGACGAACGGGAGCAATTGTTCCGCCAGCATGGGATCGACACGATGCAGACGTTCCGCGAGCGTCGGGCGAACGGGGAGTTCCAAGACCAGCCGGGGGACGTGTTCCTCGTGATCGACGACATCGCGCAGTTGCAAAGCGAGTTTTTCGAGCTCGTGGACATTGAAGTGACGGAGTTGGTGACGACCGGTCTGAACTACGGGATTCACGTCATCTTGGCGTCGAACCGCTGGGCGGACTTGCGGATGAAGATTCGCGACAACATCACGGGGCGTTTGGAATTGCGTCTGAACGAACCGAACGATTCGGAAGTCAACCGAGCGGCACAAAAAGTCATGCCGCGAGATATCGCAGGACGTGGTGTGGGGCGTGAGGGCTTCTACTTCCAAGTCGCTCTGCCTCGATTGGATGTTACAGGCGACCCGGCACCGGATGCCTTTGTACAAGCGACGCAGGATGCTTGGAAAGGCCCGAAGGTGCAACCGATTCGCATCCTGCCGATGCAAATTCGTCAGGGGGACGTGGAGCCGGAGCAGTTGCAGGGCAAAGCGATTCCGTTTGGGATCGAGGAATCGCGTCTCGATGTGGTGTCGTGGGACCCGATGGGCAACGAGCCACACTTCATGGTGTATGGAGACGGCGAGACGGGCAAGACGGCGTTCCTCCGACAGTTCATGCGCGGGATGATGGCGCGGTACGGCCCGGAGCACGTGCAGTTCCTCGTGATCGACTTCCGCCGGATGCTGTTCGAGTTTGTGAACGATCCGGAGGTCAAGCCGTATATCAAGAACTACGCATGGTCGGCGCAGATGCTGAATGAACCGGTGTTCGCACTGCGTGGAGAGCTCGACCCGCGAATTTCGCAAGCCGCGCTGTCTCCGAACCCGAAGGAAGGCTGGAGCGGGCCGCATTACTTCTTGATCCTCGACGATTATGAAGTGGTGTCCGCCGCGATGGGCAATCCGATTACGCAGTTGGCGGATTACCTGTTACAAGCGCGAGATATCGGGTTCCATACGGTGCTTGCACGTCGAGTCGGGGGGTCGTCGCGAAGCTTCGACCAATTCCCGCAACGTCTGAAAGAGATGAGTTCTCCGGGGATTGTGTTGGCGGGGGATGCCGGTGAGGGCTTTATTCTCGGTAGCCAACGTGCCGCAATGTTACCGCAGGGGCGCGGGTTCCTCGTGAGACGGAACCAGAAAGTCCGGCAAGTACAACTCTTTATGGAAGAGGAATGA
- the pruA gene encoding L-glutamate gamma-semialdehyde dehydrogenase, giving the protein MTTQTTQLAARKIPTYAPEAFTDFTRPENQQAMEAALTKIKSQLGRDLPLHIGGELIHTEGKITSINPGRTDEVIGRVSKASQELAEQAMQSALTAFESWKKVPARERAEYLFRAAELMRERKHEFSAMMILEAGKNYAEADCDTAEAIDFMEFYAREAIRLSETNIHHPLTKIDSEENMLTYIPLGVGFVIPPWNFPLAICVGMTTAAIVSGNTVLLKPSSITPVIAHMFVELMEEVGLPAGVLNFIPGSSAEVGDYLTSHAKTRFISFTGSKEVGLHINKLAAETAEGQIWIKRVVAEMGGKDGIVVDETADLDAAAASIVASAFGFQGQKCSAGSRAVIVESVYDEVVEKVVALTKNLKIGLPEENFAAGPVSDKNAYEKILEYIEIGKNEGRLVAGGAKAEEAGNGFYIQPTVFADVAPNARIMKEEIFGPVLAIAKAKDWQEAIAIYNNTEFGLTGSFYSNDEVRIAEALDTMHCGNLYINRKCTGALVGVHPFGGFNMSGTDSKAGGHDYLLLFTQAKLASRKVK; this is encoded by the coding sequence ATGACGACGCAAACCACGCAACTCGCGGCACGCAAGATCCCGACCTACGCACCGGAGGCGTTCACCGATTTCACCCGCCCGGAGAACCAGCAAGCAATGGAGGCAGCTCTGACCAAGATCAAGTCCCAACTCGGTCGTGACCTCCCGCTGCACATCGGCGGCGAATTGATCCACACCGAAGGCAAAATCACCTCGATCAACCCGGGTCGCACCGACGAAGTGATCGGCCGCGTCTCCAAAGCGTCCCAAGAACTCGCGGAACAAGCGATGCAATCCGCTCTGACCGCGTTCGAATCTTGGAAAAAGGTGCCGGCCCGCGAGCGCGCCGAATACCTGTTCCGCGCCGCCGAACTCATGCGCGAACGCAAGCACGAGTTCTCCGCGATGATGATCCTCGAAGCGGGCAAGAACTACGCAGAAGCAGACTGCGACACCGCCGAAGCGATCGACTTCATGGAGTTCTACGCTCGTGAAGCGATTCGCCTGAGCGAAACGAACATCCACCACCCGCTGACCAAGATCGATTCCGAAGAGAACATGCTGACCTACATTCCGCTGGGCGTCGGTTTCGTCATCCCGCCGTGGAACTTCCCGCTGGCGATCTGCGTCGGCATGACGACGGCTGCCATCGTTTCGGGCAACACCGTGCTGCTCAAGCCGTCCTCGATCACTCCGGTTATCGCGCACATGTTTGTTGAATTGATGGAAGAAGTCGGTCTCCCGGCAGGCGTCCTCAACTTCATCCCGGGCTCCTCGGCAGAAGTCGGCGACTACCTGACCTCGCACGCGAAGACTCGTTTCATCTCCTTCACGGGCTCCAAGGAAGTCGGCCTGCACATCAACAAACTGGCGGCCGAAACGGCGGAGGGCCAGATCTGGATCAAGCGCGTCGTCGCCGAGATGGGCGGCAAGGACGGCATCGTCGTCGACGAAACGGCAGACCTCGACGCAGCAGCGGCGTCCATCGTGGCATCTGCGTTCGGTTTCCAAGGCCAGAAGTGCTCCGCAGGTTCCCGTGCGGTCATCGTCGAGTCTGTGTACGACGAAGTGGTCGAGAAAGTCGTCGCCCTGACGAAAAACCTGAAAATCGGTCTCCCGGAAGAAAACTTCGCGGCAGGTCCGGTTTCTGACAAAAACGCCTACGAAAAAATTCTCGAATACATCGAGATCGGCAAGAACGAAGGTCGTCTCGTTGCAGGCGGCGCCAAGGCGGAGGAAGCGGGCAACGGCTTCTACATCCAGCCGACCGTGTTTGCAGACGTGGCTCCGAACGCACGCATCATGAAGGAAGAAATCTTCGGCCCGGTGCTGGCGATTGCTAAAGCGAAAGACTGGCAAGAAGCGATTGCGATCTACAACAACACCGAGTTCGGTCTGACGGGCTCCTTCTACTCCAACGACGAAGTTCGCATCGCAGAAGCACTCGATACGATGCACTGCGGCAACCTCTACATCAACCGCAAATGCACAGGCGCTCTCGTGGGCGTGCATCCGTTTGGAGGCTTCAACATGTCCGGCACCGACTCCAAAGCGGGCGGCCATGATTACCTCTTGCTGTTCACCCAAGCGAAATTGGCTTCGCGGAAAGTGAAGTAA
- a CDS encoding sigma-54 interaction domain-containing protein produces the protein MALQDRFLSIYEQVLDEINEGVHVIDADGTTVVYNRKMTELESMASHQVLGKKLLDVFQFPAEQESTLLRCLREGRAIRNVRQMYFNTQGKPISTINNTYPIFEQGRVVGAMEIANDVTKIERLIRENLLEREKRGTRFTFESIIGDSEAIREVVENAKRAARTSSSVLVAGETGTGKELFVQSIHQASLRADGPFLSQNCAALPDSLIEGLLFGTTKGAFTGAIERPGLFEQAEGGTLFLDEINSLSLPLQAKLLRVLQEKTVRRIGDTKDRAVNVRIIAAINEDPIEAISHGRLRKDLYYRLGVVTLMVPPLRERRGDVPMLVEHFMRKYNQLFQMEVDGASEEVRAFFAEYDWPGNVRELQHLIEGAMNLIDDEREIEMVHLPLHHLRRQSVVSATPVGGAEEGTLTALSQSPGALRDKLEEFEKHYLQQTLTRHGGNLSRAAKELGLSRQSLQYRARRLGLRE, from the coding sequence TTGGCACTACAGGATCGTTTCCTTTCCATATATGAGCAAGTTCTCGACGAGATCAACGAGGGCGTTCACGTCATCGACGCAGACGGGACGACGGTGGTCTACAACCGCAAGATGACGGAGCTCGAATCGATGGCGTCGCATCAAGTGCTCGGCAAGAAGTTGCTCGATGTCTTCCAGTTCCCCGCCGAGCAGGAGTCCACCCTGTTGCGCTGTCTGCGCGAGGGGCGGGCGATTCGCAACGTGCGGCAGATGTATTTCAACACACAGGGCAAACCGATCTCTACAATAAATAACACCTACCCGATCTTCGAGCAGGGCCGGGTCGTCGGGGCGATGGAGATTGCCAACGACGTGACCAAAATCGAACGGCTGATCCGCGAGAATCTCTTGGAGCGGGAAAAAAGGGGCACGCGTTTTACGTTTGAGAGCATCATCGGCGACAGTGAGGCGATCCGCGAAGTCGTGGAGAACGCCAAGCGGGCCGCTCGCACGTCGTCGTCCGTGTTGGTCGCAGGCGAGACCGGGACGGGCAAGGAGTTATTTGTCCAGAGCATTCATCAGGCGAGTTTGCGGGCGGACGGGCCGTTTCTGTCCCAGAACTGTGCGGCGTTGCCCGATTCGTTGATTGAGGGCTTGCTGTTCGGGACGACCAAGGGCGCATTTACCGGAGCGATTGAGCGGCCGGGGCTGTTCGAGCAGGCGGAGGGCGGTACGCTTTTTTTGGATGAGATCAATTCGCTGAGTTTGCCGCTGCAAGCGAAACTCTTGCGCGTGTTGCAGGAAAAAACGGTCCGTCGCATCGGCGATACGAAGGACCGTGCCGTGAACGTGCGCATCATTGCGGCGATCAACGAAGACCCGATTGAAGCGATATCACATGGGCGACTGCGCAAAGACCTGTACTACCGGCTGGGGGTTGTCACGTTGATGGTGCCGCCGCTTCGGGAAAGACGGGGCGATGTGCCGATGTTGGTGGAGCATTTCATGCGCAAATACAACCAGTTGTTTCAGATGGAGGTCGACGGAGCGAGCGAAGAGGTGCGGGCGTTTTTTGCCGAGTATGACTGGCCGGGGAATGTGCGGGAGTTGCAACATCTGATCGAGGGGGCGATGAACTTGATTGACGACGAGCGCGAGATTGAGATGGTGCATCTGCCCCTGCATCATCTGCGGCGGCAGTCTGTGGTTTCGGCAACTCCTGTGGGCGGTGCCGAGGAGGGGACGCTGACGGCGTTGTCGCAGTCCCCCGGCGCCCTGCGCGATAAACTGGAAGAGTTTGAGAAACACTATCTCCAACAGACCCTCACCCGCCACGGCGGCAATCTCTCGCGGGCGGCCAAGGAATTGGGATTGAGCCGCCAGAGTTTGCAGTACCGGGCGCGGAGGTTGGGGTTGCGGGAGTAG